One genomic region from Tachysurus fulvidraco isolate hzauxx_2018 chromosome 14, HZAU_PFXX_2.0, whole genome shotgun sequence encodes:
- the LOC113639440 gene encoding tumor necrosis factor receptor superfamily member 14-like isoform X2, which translates to MQSVFLTLLYIFGICAALTCGTKCRQNEYLSEAEECCPLCAKGSVVMKDCHGDYNTTCKPCSKGTFMIGPNGFHNCHRCKICVNGLFISQDCTTIKDTVCGVLDGYYCKHFADDRNDCFLAIKHSKCKPGEQINTPGTKASDTVCEPCSPGFYSPEGVICSKWTDCSVRNEIEVKEGTNIKDVQCKSRRSRYGLIATLLTAAVVSLLVLCLSQIKSDRTCFILKSPVEETDPRSSQCAPSTSPLKDIQETESPAVQADCNKEYTVQVKT; encoded by the exons GTATCTGTGCTGCCCTGACATGTGGAACTAAATGTAGACAAAATGAATATCTATCAGAAGCAGAAGAATGCTGCCCTTTATGTGCTAAAG GGTCAGTGGTTATGAAAGACTGCCATGGTGATTACAATACAACATGCAAACCTTGTTCTAAAGGCACATTTATGATTGGACCAAATGGTTTTCACAACTGTCATCGGTGTAAAATCTGTGTCAATG GCCTTTTTATTTCTCAAGACTGTACAACAATAAAGGATACAGTATGTGGGGTTTTGGATGGATATTATTGCAAGCATTTTGCAGATGACAGAAATGATTGTTTTCTTGCAATAAAACACAGTAAATGCAAACCGGGGGAACAAATAAACACTCCAG GTACAAAGGCCTCAGATACCGTTTGTGAGCCCTGTTCTCCAGGGTTTTATTCTCCTGAAGGTGTGATCTGCTCTAAATGGACAGA CTGTTCGGTCAGAAATGAGATTGAGGTCAAAGAAGGCACTAACATTAAAGATGTTCAGTGCAAATCAAGAAGGAGCAGATATGGTCTCATAGCAACTTTGCTCACAGCAGCAGTTGTTTCACTTCTAGTTTTATGTTTGAGTCAAATAAAATCAGACAGAA cttgctttatattaaaa AGCCCTGTAGAGGAAACAGACCCTCGATCTTCACAATGTGCCCCATCAACCAGTCCACT GAAAGACATTCAGGAAACAGAATCACCAGCTGTCCAAGCAGACTGTAACAAGGAATACACGGTGCAGGTGAAAACATGA
- the LOC113639440 gene encoding tumor necrosis factor receptor superfamily member 14-like isoform X1, with amino-acid sequence MKSAFLTLLYIFGICAALTCGTKCRQNEYLSEAEECCPLCAKGSVVMKDCHGDYNTTCKPCSKGTFMIGPNGFHNCHRCKICVNGLFISQDCTTIKDTVCGVLDGYYCKHFADDRNDCFLAIKHSKCKPGEQINTPGTKASDTVCEPCSPGFYSPEGVICSKWTDCSVRNEIEVKEGTNIKDVQCKSRRSRYGLIATLLTAAVVSLLVLCLSQIKSDRTCFILKSPVEETDPRSSQCAPSTSPLKDIQETESPAVQADCNKEYTVQVKT; translated from the exons atgaagtccGCGTTTCTAACACTTTTGTACATATTCG GTATCTGTGCTGCCCTGACATGTGGAACTAAATGTAGACAAAATGAATATCTATCAGAAGCAGAAGAATGCTGCCCTTTATGTGCTAAAG GGTCAGTGGTTATGAAAGACTGCCATGGTGATTACAATACAACATGCAAACCTTGTTCTAAAGGCACATTTATGATTGGACCAAATGGTTTTCACAACTGTCATCGGTGTAAAATCTGTGTCAATG GCCTTTTTATTTCTCAAGACTGTACAACAATAAAGGATACAGTATGTGGGGTTTTGGATGGATATTATTGCAAGCATTTTGCAGATGACAGAAATGATTGTTTTCTTGCAATAAAACACAGTAAATGCAAACCGGGGGAACAAATAAACACTCCAG GTACAAAGGCCTCAGATACCGTTTGTGAGCCCTGTTCTCCAGGGTTTTATTCTCCTGAAGGTGTGATCTGCTCTAAATGGACAGA CTGTTCGGTCAGAAATGAGATTGAGGTCAAAGAAGGCACTAACATTAAAGATGTTCAGTGCAAATCAAGAAGGAGCAGATATGGTCTCATAGCAACTTTGCTCACAGCAGCAGTTGTTTCACTTCTAGTTTTATGTTTGAGTCAAATAAAATCAGACAGAA cttgctttatattaaaa AGCCCTGTAGAGGAAACAGACCCTCGATCTTCACAATGTGCCCCATCAACCAGTCCACT GAAAGACATTCAGGAAACAGAATCACCAGCTGTCCAAGCAGACTGTAACAAGGAATACACGGTGCAGGTGAAAACATGA
- the LOC113639440 gene encoding tumor necrosis factor receptor superfamily member 14-like isoform X3 encodes MKSVFQTLLYIFGFFAALTYGTKCGRSEYLSAAEKCCPLCAKGSVVMKDCHGDNNTTCKPCSKGTFMNRPNGFHNCRQCKICVNGLFISQDCTTIKDTVCGVLDGYYCKHFADDRNDCFLAIKHSKCKPGEQINTPGTKASDTICEPCSPGFYSPEGVNCSKWTDCSVRNEIEDEGGTSIRDVQCKPQRNRYGLIAAFLTAAVLLSLVVLCLCQRKAVRSFFILKSPEEETDSQSSQCTPSTSPLY; translated from the exons atgaagtccGTGTTTCAGacacttttgtacattttcG GTTTCTTTGCAGCCTTAACATATGGAACTAAATGTGGACGAAGTGAATATCTATCCGCAGCAGAAAAATGCTGTCCTTTGTGTGCTAAAG GGTCAGTGGTTATGAAAGACTGCCATGGTGATAACAATACAACATGCAAACCTTGTTCTAAAGGAACATTTATGAATAGACCAAATGGATTTCACAACTGTCGTCAGTGTAAAATCTGTGTCAATG GCCTTTTTATTTCTCAAGACTGTACAACAATAAAGGATACAGTATGTGGGGTTTTGGATGGATATTATTGCAAGCATTTTGCAGATGACAGAAATGATTGTTTTCTTGCAATAAAACACAGTAAATGCAAACCGGGGGAACAAATAAACACTCCAG gCACAAAGGCCTCAGATACCATTTGTGAGCCCTGTTCTCCAGGGTTTTATTCTCCTGAAGGTGTGAACTGCTCTAAATGGACAGA CTGTTCGGTCAGAAATGAGATTGAGGATGAAGGAGGCACTTCCATTAGAGATGTTCAGTGCAAACCACAAAGGAACAGATATGGTCTCATAGCAGCTTTTCTCACTGCAGCTGTTTTACTGTCACTTgtagttttatgtttatgtcaaAGAAAAGCAGTCAGAA gttTCTTTATATTAAAA AGTCCTGAAGAGGAAACAGACTCTCAATCTTCACAATGTACCCCATCAACCAGTCCACTTTACTAA